A genomic stretch from Streptomyces sp. QL37 includes:
- a CDS encoding carbohydrate kinase — MPDNPDLLVIGECVADIVRLPGAPDRTHPGGSPANVAYGLARLGRDTTLITQIGPDPDGQLIEDHLASAGVRVLGDGSGAPTPAATVDLDDAGRATYTFEIGWTLAPVAWSGEPPRHVHTGSLATALDPGADSVLDIVGSLRRAATVSYDPNVRPGLMGNHARAVRRAEHWAALSDIVKASDEDLRWLYPDEAAEKAAARWLESGPAVVLVTRGAGGALALLPGATLSIAAPQVRVADTVGAGDAFMSGALHALASYGLLGEQGRARLRSVDAAVLGDVLRHAVASAAVTVGRAGALPPDEQELAAALTSVPVPER; from the coding sequence ATGCCCGACAACCCCGACCTGCTGGTCATCGGCGAATGCGTCGCCGACATCGTCCGGCTGCCGGGCGCGCCGGACCGGACCCACCCCGGCGGCAGCCCCGCGAACGTCGCGTACGGTCTGGCCAGACTGGGCCGGGACACCACCCTGATCACCCAGATCGGCCCGGACCCCGACGGGCAGCTGATCGAGGACCACCTGGCTTCGGCCGGGGTACGGGTCCTCGGCGACGGCAGCGGCGCGCCCACTCCCGCCGCCACGGTCGACCTCGACGACGCGGGCCGGGCCACGTACACCTTCGAGATCGGCTGGACGCTGGCTCCGGTCGCGTGGTCGGGGGAGCCGCCCCGGCACGTCCACACCGGGTCCCTCGCCACCGCCCTGGACCCCGGTGCGGACTCCGTCCTGGACATCGTCGGGTCGCTCCGCCGGGCGGCGACCGTCAGTTACGACCCCAACGTACGGCCCGGACTGATGGGGAACCACGCCCGGGCCGTCCGCCGCGCCGAGCACTGGGCCGCGCTCAGCGACATCGTCAAGGCCAGCGACGAGGACCTGCGATGGCTGTACCCGGACGAGGCCGCGGAGAAGGCCGCCGCGCGGTGGCTGGAGTCCGGACCCGCGGTCGTCCTGGTCACCCGGGGCGCCGGAGGGGCGCTGGCACTCCTGCCGGGTGCGACGCTGAGCATCGCCGCGCCGCAGGTCCGGGTCGCGGACACGGTGGGGGCGGGCGACGCCTTCATGTCCGGCGCGCTGCACGCCCTGGCCTCGTACGGACTGCTCGGAGAACAGGGCCGCGCGCGGCTGCGCTCCGTGGACGCCGCGGTCCTGGGAGACGTCCTGCGGCACGCCGTGGCGTCGGCCGCCGTGACCGTCGGACGGGCGGGTGCTCTCCCTCCCGACGAGCAGGAGCTGGCAGCGGCCCTGACCAGCGTGCCGGTCCCGGAGCGGTAG
- a CDS encoding GNAT family N-acetyltransferase: protein MDRTAYVRPYRPADQEALADICVRTADNGGDSTHLHPDPGLMPALFAEPYAHLEPELTFVLDDGSGRAVGYVLGTADTRRFVDDFRAVWLPLVTDRFPEPEGEPETLTDAMTALLYRPERMILPGLDGHPAHLHIDLLPPWQRKGYGRELMGAFLGALHRRGVRAVHLSMLTANTPARAFYDRLGFQVIDVPDPGPLTYLGRSTEGVEPTGWAGSGGRAGERTPAAGSEG, encoded by the coding sequence ATGGACCGGACCGCGTACGTACGCCCCTACAGACCCGCCGACCAGGAGGCCCTCGCGGACATCTGCGTCCGCACGGCCGACAACGGCGGTGACAGCACCCACCTCCATCCCGATCCGGGGCTGATGCCCGCACTCTTCGCCGAGCCCTACGCCCACCTCGAGCCGGAGCTGACCTTCGTCCTGGACGACGGCTCCGGCCGCGCGGTCGGATACGTCCTGGGGACCGCCGACACGCGGCGCTTCGTCGACGACTTCCGGGCGGTCTGGCTCCCCCTGGTGACAGACCGCTTCCCCGAACCGGAGGGTGAGCCCGAGACGCTCACCGACGCGATGACGGCCCTTCTGTACCGCCCGGAGCGCATGATCCTTCCGGGGCTCGACGGGCACCCCGCGCACCTCCACATCGACCTGCTGCCGCCGTGGCAGCGCAAGGGGTACGGCAGGGAGCTGATGGGCGCCTTCCTGGGCGCGCTGCACCGTAGGGGGGTCCGGGCCGTCCATCTGTCCATGCTGACGGCGAACACCCCGGCCAGGGCCTTCTACGACCGGCTCGGATTCCAGGTGATCGACGTACCCGACCCCGGTCCGCTCACTTATCTGGGGCGTTCCACCGAGGGTGTGGAGCCGACGGGCTGGGCAGGTAGTGGGGGGCGAGCCGGGGAGCGGACCCCGGCCGCCGGTTCGGAGGGGTGA
- a CDS encoding helix-turn-helix domain-containing protein has translation MDSDATHRVLDPERDPAALKALTHPLRLRLLGLLRLHGPATASELAVRTGESSASTSYHLRVLAKYAFVADAEHRDGRERRWQSVHSVTSADNAAMLATPAGRAMLVLGRRRQLEHLQQSMEQHEADIDAGRLGEEWHEPSGIDDLMPRLTPESLRELRDATAEKLAELTARDEHDPRARQVVLLTAGLPLAPGGPAAPDVDADAAPDAGGAR, from the coding sequence ATGGACAGCGACGCGACGCACCGTGTACTCGATCCCGAGCGGGACCCGGCGGCCCTGAAGGCGCTCACGCATCCCTTGCGCCTGAGGCTGCTGGGCCTTCTGCGGCTGCACGGCCCCGCCACCGCGAGCGAGCTGGCGGTCAGGACGGGGGAGTCGTCCGCCTCCACCAGCTACCACCTGCGGGTGCTCGCCAAGTACGCCTTCGTCGCGGACGCGGAGCACCGCGACGGACGTGAGCGCCGCTGGCAGTCCGTGCACTCCGTCACCTCGGCGGACAACGCGGCCATGCTGGCGACGCCCGCGGGCCGGGCGATGCTGGTGCTGGGCAGGCGCCGCCAGCTCGAGCACCTGCAGCAGTCCATGGAGCAGCACGAGGCGGACATCGACGCGGGCCGCCTCGGCGAGGAATGGCACGAGCCCTCGGGGATCGACGACCTGATGCCGCGGCTGACGCCGGAGTCCCTCCGCGAACTCCGCGACGCGACGGCGGAGAAGCTCGCGGAGCTGACCGCGCGTGACGAGCACGACCCCCGGGCCCGGCAGGTCGTGCTGCTCACCGCCGGGCTCCCGCTGGCCCCGGGCGGGCCGGCCGCGCCCGATGTCGACGCCGACGCCGCGCCCGACGCCGGAGGGGCCCGGTGA
- a CDS encoding ABC transporter substrate-binding protein, which yields MSPENAEDSVPPTASTVRRTALLIAGLVLLTACGGGGSTPDGAARDAAGDGFPVTLKNCGRTVTVDAAPRHAVSLNQGSTEILLSLGLADRLAATATWTDPVMKGLEKDESTVERLSENQPSSEKVLAEEPDFVSASFESTLGKGGVASRDQFEELGVPTYLSPSDCAGKDNSGSGDGSRSEPLTMDRVYGEVRDLAEVFGVPERGEKLVKSLRGRVDRATADIDASGTTMLYWFANSEAPYLAGCCGAPGIITEELGARNVFDDTHEEWPQINWETVADRNPDVLVIGDLTRKSQTAESAAKKIEFLESNPATKNMDAVRHKRYVLLSGQAMNPTIRTVEGVERVAAGLRSFGLAG from the coding sequence ATGAGCCCAGAGAACGCCGAGGACTCCGTGCCGCCCACAGCCAGCACCGTACGCCGAACAGCCCTGCTCATCGCGGGACTTGTCCTTCTTACCGCCTGCGGCGGAGGCGGGAGCACTCCCGACGGCGCAGCACGGGACGCGGCCGGCGACGGCTTCCCCGTGACGCTGAAGAACTGCGGCCGTACGGTGACCGTCGACGCGGCACCGCGTCACGCCGTCTCCCTCAACCAGGGATCGACGGAGATCCTGCTCTCCCTGGGCCTCGCCGACAGGCTGGCCGCCACCGCGACCTGGACCGACCCGGTGATGAAGGGGCTGGAGAAGGACGAATCCACGGTGGAGCGCCTCTCCGAGAACCAGCCCTCCTCCGAGAAGGTCCTCGCCGAGGAACCCGACTTCGTCAGCGCCTCGTTCGAATCCACCCTCGGCAAGGGCGGGGTGGCGTCCCGCGACCAGTTCGAGGAGCTGGGAGTACCGACGTACCTCTCACCTTCCGACTGCGCGGGCAAGGACAACTCCGGCAGCGGCGACGGTTCCCGCTCCGAGCCCCTGACGATGGACCGCGTGTACGGCGAAGTGCGCGACCTGGCCGAGGTGTTCGGCGTCCCGGAGCGGGGCGAGAAGCTGGTGAAGAGCCTCCGCGGCCGCGTCGACAGGGCGACCGCGGACATCGACGCGTCCGGCACCACGATGCTCTACTGGTTCGCCAACTCCGAGGCCCCTTACCTGGCGGGGTGCTGCGGCGCCCCCGGCATCATCACCGAGGAGCTCGGCGCGAGGAACGTCTTCGACGACACGCACGAGGAATGGCCCCAGATCAACTGGGAGACCGTTGCCGACCGGAACCCCGACGTACTGGTCATCGGTGACCTGACCCGGAAGTCGCAGACGGCCGAGAGCGCGGCGAAGAAGATCGAGTTCCTGGAGTCCAACCCCGCCACGAAGAACATGGACGCCGTCCGGCACAAGCGGTACGTCCTGCTCAGCGGTCAGGCGATGAACCCGACCATCCGGACCGTGGAGGGCGTGGAGCGCGTCGCGGCCGGTCTGCGCTCGTTCGGACTCGCGGGGTGA
- a CDS encoding ABC transporter substrate-binding protein, with product MTEQGAWSFADDRGRLAVADRRPSRVLAYVQAGATLWDYGIRPEGIFGSGHDGAEPDRAKTGTLPLESVDYRGAGDDLDVDTLLRGGPDLVVAVSYGHGQIYGLDADTAKHLEERVPVVVIDVGQARTLDRVADRFAELARSLGAASVPEAADELRAARERLRAAVRDPAGPRVVALSPAGPEQAYVARPQMWPELRVLAELGVGLVAPPDGAGINWATVDWAEAAALEPGIVLTDIRSNAVPLDGITAPAWEAAARGARTVPWNPEPLCSPQAHARFIELVADAVEAASTG from the coding sequence ATGACGGAGCAGGGCGCGTGGAGTTTCGCGGACGACCGGGGCCGGCTGGCGGTGGCGGACCGCCGGCCGTCCCGGGTGCTCGCGTACGTCCAGGCGGGAGCGACGCTGTGGGACTACGGGATACGCCCGGAGGGAATATTCGGCTCCGGTCACGACGGGGCGGAGCCCGACCGGGCGAAGACCGGCACGCTCCCGCTGGAGAGCGTGGACTACCGGGGCGCGGGTGACGACCTGGACGTGGACACGCTGTTACGCGGCGGGCCCGATCTGGTCGTCGCCGTGAGCTACGGCCACGGCCAGATCTACGGACTTGACGCGGACACCGCCAAGCACCTGGAGGAGCGGGTCCCGGTCGTGGTGATCGACGTGGGCCAGGCGCGCACCCTCGACCGGGTCGCCGACCGGTTCGCCGAGCTCGCACGCTCGCTGGGAGCCGCATCCGTCCCGGAAGCGGCGGACGAACTGCGCGCGGCCCGCGAGCGGCTCCGCGCGGCTGTCCGCGACCCCGCCGGTCCCAGGGTGGTGGCCCTCTCGCCCGCGGGTCCGGAGCAGGCGTATGTCGCCCGCCCTCAGATGTGGCCCGAACTGCGGGTGCTGGCCGAGCTCGGGGTCGGGCTCGTGGCCCCGCCCGACGGGGCCGGGATCAACTGGGCCACCGTCGACTGGGCGGAGGCCGCGGCCCTGGAACCCGGCATCGTCCTCACGGACATCCGGTCCAACGCGGTCCCGCTCGACGGCATAACCGCCCCCGCCTGGGAAGCCGCCGCGCGAGGCGCGCGGACCGTGCCGTGGAACCCCGAACCGCTGTGCAGTCCGCAGGCCCACGCGCGCTTCATCGAGCTCGTGGCGGACGCGGTGGAAGCCGCGTCGACGGGCTGA
- a CDS encoding MFS transporter, with translation MLDERTARRRYVAVSFLFWLPAGLVMAPMVLLFTERGLALAAVAAAFAAHSLTAAALELPTGGLSDVIGRRTVLACAGGLNACALTLMGLGTAPWVIILGTALMGAGRALSSGPAEAWYVDTVQAGSGPDADLRTGLARGSAAASGALALGVLLGGALPWLLGLGPDPGARLRALTSDLVLPLSAPVLLGVAVNVVFVLHVLTALPEPPRPAATLRGVLRGVPGAVAAGLRLGAGDALIRRVLMTTGGAGTALAALELLTPGRAAALTGTAESGAVLFAGLAAAGFACSALGSQLAPLVARLAGDAERAVLASLGASVAGLLALGATVSATGAPALTVAVLGYGLVYLGLGAAGPTENGLLHRRVDTSGRATVLSVQSLAQQLVGAAAGLVVGALPAGPLPWLLGAVVLLAGALLWARRTVSVPQAAPEWGEG, from the coding sequence ATGCTCGACGAACGCACGGCGCGCCGCAGGTACGTCGCCGTGTCCTTCCTCTTCTGGCTCCCCGCAGGCCTCGTCATGGCGCCGATGGTGCTGCTCTTCACCGAGCGCGGCCTGGCGCTCGCCGCCGTCGCCGCCGCGTTCGCCGCACACTCCCTGACCGCCGCCGCTCTGGAGCTCCCGACGGGCGGTCTCTCCGACGTCATCGGCCGACGCACCGTGCTGGCCTGCGCCGGCGGGCTCAACGCCTGCGCCCTCACGCTCATGGGCCTCGGCACCGCACCATGGGTGATCATTCTCGGCACGGCTCTCATGGGCGCGGGCCGTGCCCTGTCGAGCGGGCCCGCCGAAGCCTGGTACGTCGACACCGTGCAGGCCGGTTCCGGCCCCGACGCCGATCTCCGTACGGGGCTGGCGCGCGGCAGCGCCGCAGCCTCCGGCGCGCTCGCCCTGGGCGTGCTGCTCGGTGGCGCACTGCCGTGGCTGCTCGGCCTCGGCCCCGACCCGGGGGCCCGGCTGCGGGCCCTCACCTCGGATCTGGTCCTGCCGCTCTCCGCGCCCGTGCTCCTCGGTGTGGCCGTCAACGTCGTCTTCGTCCTCCACGTCCTGACCGCCCTGCCGGAGCCGCCCCGCCCCGCGGCCACCCTGCGCGGCGTCCTGCGGGGCGTTCCCGGCGCTGTCGCCGCGGGGCTCAGGCTCGGCGCCGGGGACGCGCTGATCCGGCGCGTCCTGATGACCACGGGCGGCGCGGGTACGGCGCTCGCCGCTCTCGAACTGCTCACCCCGGGCCGCGCCGCCGCCCTGACCGGGACCGCGGAGTCCGGTGCGGTCCTCTTCGCCGGCCTGGCCGCCGCCGGATTCGCGTGCTCGGCGCTCGGCAGCCAACTGGCGCCCCTCGTCGCCCGGCTCGCGGGAGACGCGGAACGCGCGGTCCTGGCGAGCCTCGGCGCGAGCGTGGCCGGACTGCTGGCGCTCGGCGCCACCGTGTCCGCCACCGGGGCGCCCGCGCTGACCGTCGCCGTACTCGGATACGGCCTGGTCTACCTGGGCCTGGGCGCCGCAGGGCCTACCGAGAACGGCCTCCTGCACCGCCGCGTCGACACCTCCGGCCGGGCGACGGTCCTCTCCGTGCAGTCGCTGGCCCAGCAACTCGTGGGGGCTGCCGCCGGCCTGGTCGTCGGCGCGCTGCCCGCGGGACCGCTGCCCTGGCTGCTCGGTGCCGTGGTGCTGCTGGCCGGAGCGCTGCTGTGGGCCCGGCGCACCGTCTCGGTTCCGCAGGCCGCCCCCGAGTGGGGCGAGGGCTGA
- a CDS encoding iron ABC transporter permease — translation MLREGVLWCAGAALLLLSVAVAITIGPARISVPDVWSAVASHLGLGDGRLTPIRDGIIWNLRMPRTLLAAVCGAGLAVCGTVMQSLLRNPLADPFVLGVSSGASTGAVVVVVLGVGGGAVSVSGGAFVGALCSFALVLLLSHTLGGSTDRVVLSGVAAMQLFSALTSFVVMTAADAEQTRGVLFWLLGSLSGVGWTDVWMCSAVLAVTLLICLGHARTLDAFAFGQDAAAALGVHVGRTRIVLLCATALLTAALVSSAGAIGFVGLVLPHAARALTGSGHRRLLPVTALAGAVFLVWVDTLARTVLDPQEVPVGVVTSLIGVPVFVLILHRTRRSM, via the coding sequence ATCCTGCGCGAAGGTGTCCTGTGGTGCGCCGGGGCCGCCCTGCTGCTCCTGTCGGTCGCGGTGGCCATCACGATCGGACCCGCCCGTATCTCCGTCCCGGACGTCTGGTCCGCGGTGGCCTCGCACCTCGGCCTGGGCGACGGGCGGCTGACCCCGATCCGGGACGGCATCATCTGGAACCTGCGCATGCCCCGCACCCTGCTCGCCGCGGTGTGCGGGGCCGGGCTCGCGGTGTGCGGCACCGTGATGCAGTCGCTGCTGCGCAACCCGCTCGCGGACCCCTTCGTCCTCGGCGTCTCCTCCGGGGCGTCCACCGGGGCCGTCGTGGTCGTCGTCCTGGGCGTCGGCGGGGGAGCGGTGTCGGTCTCGGGCGGTGCGTTCGTCGGGGCACTGTGCTCGTTCGCCCTCGTCCTCCTGCTCAGCCACACACTCGGCGGATCCACCGACCGCGTCGTCCTCTCCGGGGTCGCGGCCATGCAGCTCTTCTCCGCGCTCACGTCCTTCGTCGTGATGACGGCAGCCGACGCCGAGCAGACCCGGGGCGTGCTCTTCTGGCTGCTCGGTTCGCTGAGCGGGGTCGGCTGGACCGATGTGTGGATGTGCTCCGCCGTGCTGGCCGTGACGCTGCTGATCTGCCTCGGCCATGCCCGTACGCTCGACGCCTTCGCCTTCGGCCAGGACGCCGCCGCCGCCCTCGGCGTGCACGTGGGCCGCACCCGGATCGTGCTGCTCTGCGCCACCGCGCTCCTGACGGCGGCCCTCGTCAGCTCGGCCGGCGCCATCGGCTTCGTCGGTCTCGTCCTGCCGCACGCCGCCCGGGCGCTGACGGGGTCGGGGCACCGGAGGCTGCTGCCGGTGACCGCCCTCGCCGGAGCCGTGTTCCTGGTCTGGGTCGACACCCTCGCCAGGACCGTCCTCGACCCGCAGGAGGTCCCCGTCGGTGTGGTCACCTCCCTCATCGGGGTGCCCGTCTTCGTCCTCATCCTCCACCGCACCAGGAGGAGCATGTGA
- a CDS encoding PRC and DUF2382 domain-containing protein, which translates to MGAADGFTDSGELDGLTVYDSDGEKVGTVGRVYVDDDTGKPDWITVKTGMFGMKESFVPLAGARRVGSDLHVSHPKDRVKDAPRVDADAHLSVSEEEELYRHYGMTRKASGRAGAGGDARTTSGTGTGAMGAAGAAGAAGAAGTARTASGGQKATGTAGMGTTGAGAGRHRDTETSSTSRPLAGAGAERSAAGTGREEMVRSEEQLQVGTEEYESGKARLHKYVVTESVTRTVPVSHEEVRVVREPLQPGEKVTGVKGTNDLGEQDVEVTLHAERATVRKEAVPVERVRLETSKVTEQKEVSAELRKEKIDYADGKDDMGSGKDMGGEFGQGRRR; encoded by the coding sequence ATGGGAGCCGCTGACGGTTTCACGGATTCCGGAGAACTCGACGGTCTGACCGTCTACGACAGCGACGGAGAGAAGGTCGGCACGGTGGGGCGGGTGTACGTCGACGACGACACCGGCAAGCCCGACTGGATCACGGTCAAGACCGGCATGTTCGGCATGAAGGAGAGCTTCGTTCCGCTTGCCGGAGCCCGCCGGGTGGGCTCCGACCTGCACGTCTCGCATCCGAAGGACCGCGTCAAGGACGCCCCCCGGGTGGACGCGGACGCGCACCTCTCCGTATCGGAGGAGGAGGAGCTCTACCGGCACTACGGGATGACCAGGAAGGCCTCCGGACGCGCCGGGGCGGGCGGCGACGCGCGCACGACGTCCGGGACCGGAACGGGAGCCATGGGTGCCGCGGGTGCGGCCGGGGCAGCCGGTGCGGCCGGCACCGCCCGCACGGCCTCCGGCGGCCAGAAGGCCACCGGCACCGCCGGCATGGGCACCACCGGTGCCGGCGCGGGCAGGCACCGGGACACGGAGACCTCCTCCACGTCCCGCCCGCTCGCCGGGGCCGGAGCCGAGCGTTCCGCCGCGGGTACCGGCCGCGAGGAGATGGTCCGGTCCGAGGAGCAGCTCCAGGTCGGCACGGAGGAGTACGAGAGCGGGAAGGCACGCCTGCACAAGTACGTCGTGACGGAGAGCGTCACACGGACGGTGCCGGTGTCCCACGAGGAGGTGCGCGTGGTGCGCGAGCCTCTGCAGCCGGGCGAGAAGGTCACAGGTGTGAAGGGCACGAACGACCTCGGCGAACAGGACGTCGAAGTCACCCTGCACGCCGAACGAGCCACCGTCCGCAAGGAGGCGGTCCCCGTGGAACGGGTCCGTCTCGAAACAAGCAAGGTCACCGAACAGAAGGAAGTCTCCGCCGAGCTCCGCAAGGAGAAGATCGACTACGCGGACGGCAAGGACGACATGGGCAGCGGCAAGGACATGGGCGGCGAGTTCGGCCAGGGACGTCGTCGCTGA
- a CDS encoding type B 50S ribosomal protein L31: protein MQQDKHPSYRPVVFRDRSAGYAFLTRSTASSEQTIDWDDGNSYPVIDVEISAESHPFFTGKARVVDTEGQVAKFERRYGDEGRDGAS, encoded by the coding sequence ATGCAGCAGGACAAGCACCCGTCGTACCGTCCCGTGGTCTTCCGCGACCGTTCCGCCGGGTACGCCTTCCTGACCCGGTCCACCGCGTCGAGCGAGCAGACGATCGACTGGGACGACGGCAACAGCTACCCGGTCATCGACGTGGAGATCTCCGCCGAGAGCCACCCGTTCTTCACCGGGAAGGCGAGGGTGGTCGACACCGAGGGCCAGGTCGCCAAGTTCGAGCGGCGCTACGGCGACGAAGGGCGTGACGGCGCCTCCTGA
- a CDS encoding ABC transporter ATP-binding protein translates to MNRAATTGDGLRADRVSREAGGRIVLDGVSIAPPPGTTVGLLGPNGSGKTTLLRVMAGVLAPGAGVVTLDGRTLAETGRRGVARRVAVVDQHAVTQVDLSVLDVVRLGRIPHRRAWSAPGPEDDAAVREALARTGLADRVAQSWHTLSGGERQRVQIARALAQQPRELLLDEPTNHLDIQHQLELLSLVAALPVTAVVALHDLNLAAMFCDRITVMKEGRVVAGGTPSEVITEELIADVYRVRAVVTPEGPGGRPSVRFLPGDAVHRRRRDERAGP, encoded by the coding sequence GTGAACCGGGCGGCCACCACCGGCGACGGCCTGCGGGCCGACCGGGTCAGCAGGGAGGCAGGCGGGCGGATCGTCCTCGACGGGGTGAGCATCGCGCCGCCGCCGGGCACCACCGTCGGACTCCTGGGGCCCAACGGCTCCGGCAAGACCACACTGCTGCGGGTGATGGCCGGCGTCCTCGCCCCCGGCGCGGGCGTCGTCACCCTCGACGGCCGCACGCTCGCCGAAACCGGCCGGAGAGGCGTGGCCCGCCGCGTGGCCGTCGTCGACCAGCACGCGGTCACCCAGGTCGACCTGAGCGTGCTGGACGTCGTCCGCCTCGGCCGCATCCCGCACCGGCGTGCCTGGTCCGCGCCCGGGCCCGAGGACGACGCGGCCGTGCGCGAGGCTCTGGCACGCACCGGGCTCGCGGACCGCGTCGCGCAGTCCTGGCACACCCTGTCGGGGGGTGAGCGCCAGCGGGTGCAGATCGCCCGCGCCCTCGCCCAGCAGCCGCGAGAGCTCCTGCTGGACGAACCCACCAACCACCTGGACATCCAGCACCAGCTGGAGCTGCTCTCCCTGGTCGCCGCGCTGCCCGTCACCGCGGTGGTCGCGCTGCACGACCTCAATCTGGCCGCCATGTTCTGCGACCGGATCACGGTCATGAAGGAAGGCCGGGTGGTCGCCGGCGGAACGCCCTCGGAGGTGATCACCGAGGAACTCATCGCCGACGTCTACCGGGTACGCGCGGTGGTCACGCCGGAAGGGCCCGGCGGGCGCCCCTCCGTGCGGTTCCTGCCGGGGGACGCCGTCCACCGGCGCCGGCGCGACGAGAGGGCGGGCCCGTGA